Below is a genomic region from Ferribacterium limneticum.
AGGTGGTATCCGCTTATCGTCCCTGGCTGCCGAGCAGATGGCTGTGATCGACAAGAGTTCGAACATGGTGGCGGCTTCCATAGACGAAATTTCTGATGCTCTTGCTCAACAGAGCGCATCTGCCCAAGAGATTGCGCGCAAGGTTGAAGCGGTTGCCAGCATGAGTGAAGAGAACAGTTCTGCTGCCGGCGAAACGGTTGTTGTCGCGGCGGAACTCGATCAGTTGAGCGAGGTTTTGCGCGTGGCCGCAGGCAAATTCAAGGTTTAGCCCGTCGCAATTGCTTTATGGAATAGCAGTTGTTTTTACAATCGCTTATCGTGTGACGCCCCGTTGCTCAGGTAGTTGCTGGCGCTGGGGTTTCGTCATGACGAAACGCACTTTTTGGCCTTTCCTTAACTATGCCGGGATGCTGAGATATCAGAGGATACGGAAACGCAAACCATATCCCGCTGATGTCTGCGATGAAGAGTGGGTTTTTGTCGCCCCTTATTTGACACTGTTGTCGCTGGATGCCGGACTACGCTGGCATGACTTACGGGATGTTTTCAATGCCCTACGCTGGATAGTGCGGACCGGCGCCCCGAGGCGACGGCTTCCGCACGATCTGCCGCCCTGAGAAGTCGTCTATTAGCAGACTCGGCGCTGGATCGAGGGGGGCTGCTTTGAGGCGATGGTGCCTGACCTGCGCGTACTCTTGCGCCTGAATGAAGGCCCCCCGCCCTATTCCTCAGCGGCCATTCTGGGCAGCCGAACCGTGCAATCGACCCCGACCAGTGGCGCCCGGGCCGTCTACGACGGCGCGAAACGCAATCGCGGCTCGAAAGCCGCTGTGGCGGTGGATACGTTGGGGCACTGCTGGCTTTGCAGATCACGCCGGCTGAAGCGCAAGGCCGGATCAAGTTGGGAAACTGGCAAAAGCCGTGCAGGCGGTCACGAAGCAGCAGATCTAACAGGCCTATGTCGATCAAGGCTATACCGGGTAAGTGCCGGGCGCTGCGGCTCGGTTACACAGCGTCGAACTGCAGGTGGTCAAGCTCCCGGAAGCCAAGCGCGGCGTCGTACTCCTACCCGGCGTTGGGTGGTCGAACGCACTTTCGCCTGGGTGGCTCGTTTTCGCCGCCTGGTACGAGACTATGAGCGCCTGCCCGAAACCCTGGCTGCACTGGACTGCACTTCATCGCATTTATCGGCCTCATGCTGCCGCTGGCGATCGATGCATTGAACATGTTTCCTAACATGCTCTAGGCACTATTAACCAGAGAGGGGTTGGAGATCTCTTGTTTTGTTTGCGGCAAGCGTATAATATCCATGCATACGACTATTTGATCCCTGTCTTGGGGCTGGTGTTTCATTGAATAATTGTTTTCGGGTTCTGGACGGAGGGGATATGGCTGGACTGTATTTTGAACAATTTGAGATTGGGCAAGTTTTTCGTCATGATATCCGTCGCACATTGACTGAGTCAGATAATGTTTTTTTCAGTTGTATGACTCACAACCCCGCAGCGATTCACATTGATGCTGAATATGCCAAGGGAACCGAATTCGGACGTCCGCTGATGAATAGCGCTTTCACTCTCGGTCTTATGGTTGGTATTTCGGTGGGTGACACGACGCTAGGTACTACCGTTGCAAATCTAGGATGGGATGAAGTTCGCTTCCCCAAGCCGCTTTTTGCTGGTGACACGATTCATGTTGAGACCACTGTGCTTGAGAAGCGGCCTAGTAAGTCTCGTCCAGACAATGGGGTCGTGATCTTTCTTCACACTGCCAAAAATCAGAGAAACGAACTTGTTGCGAGTTGCAAGCGTTCTGCTTTGATGTGCTGCCAGCCAAAGTGAAATAACGAATTTTTCTTCAATTTGAAAATCATGGTGTTTATCTGAGGGATGTAGATATGCATAGTCCGCTGGATTTTGAAACCAAAAATATCATCGAGCAGACTTTGCGCCGTTTCTTGGTGGACTGCTACGATCCGGCCGCCAGGCATGCCCGTCTGAAGGCCGGGAAAGTGGATTATCTTCGGGATTGGGCGCTTCTAGCTGAACTGGGTGTTCTCGGATTACCGTTTGGTGAAGATCTGGGTGGTTTGGGCGGGGCGGCTATTGATGTCGCTGATGCGATTCGGGTACTGGCCGGTGGTTTGGTTCTTGAGCCGTTCATCGAGTCGGCTGTCGTGGCGGGGGCTCTGCTTGCTAAAGGGGCGGATGCTAGGCGTCGCGTTGAGGCGGTATCGGCTCTTGTCGCCGGTGACGAAGTGACCGTTCTGATGGGAACTGCTCCGCGCTGCAGCGAGGTGTGTTGTTCACCGGTTCCTGGGGGGTACCAACTTGCCGGGAAATTCAAGGTCGTTCCCTATGGATGTCAGGCAGATAACTGGCTGGTAGTCGCGCTAGATGAGGCGGCACAGCCGCATGTCTTTCTTGTTCCTGCTTCGAGTCGGGAAGAGGATAGGGTAACCAGTGAATATCGTCTGATGGATAGCCGTCCGGCGACAGATGTTGATGTCTCTGGGATGTTCGTTTCTGAGCAGGCCCTTTGGTTGAAAGGTGATTCAGCCAGAATCGCGCTGCGTTATGCCGGTTTGAGGGCCGCCAGCGCTTATTGCGCGGATGCTGTTGGGGTTATGGAAAACTTGCTGGAAATTACCGGCGAATATCTCCGCACGCGGATCCAGTTTGGCGCGGTATTGGGGTCATTCCAAGCGCTTCAGCATCGCTATGCAAATATGTATATGGAATTATCAGAGGCGCGAGCGGTGGCGCGCCATTTTGCGGCGAGTCTCGATACCGAGCCGGAGGATAGGCAGCTTTGGTTACGTTTCGCGGCGGTTTCTGTCATTGAGCGCGCTGCCAGGTTAGTTGGTCAAGATGCGATCCAGCTTCATGGCGGGATGGGTGTGACCGATGAGTTGATCGTCAGTCACTATAACGCCAGGTTGATGGTCATCCTGACATTCCTTCGGCATTGGGTCTCCTTGGATTCATATGTGCGGGGCGAGTGTCCGTCGGTTGCCTGAAGCTGGATCCGCGTTATCTAAGGATTGGGAGAAAAGATTGTCAAATAACCTCAATGAACCTTTTAACGAACAGGCTTTTCGGGAAGAGGTTGCTGCCTTTGTCCGCGATCACCTTGCGCCGGAGACGCGGCACAAGGTTGAAAACGGACTCTACCTGGAAAAATCCGACTACGTTGGCTGGCAGAAGAGTTTGCGTCGGCAAGGGTGGTTTGGCGCGAGTTGGCCGGTAGAACATGGTGGTTCTGCCTGGGCGGTAAAAAAGGAACACATTTTTCTCCAGGAGTCTGTTCTGAACGCCGCGCCGATGATTATTCCCTACGGCGTTAACATGGTCGGCCCGGTCATCTATACCTTTGGCAACAAGGAACAACGGGAGAAGTACCTTCCCGGAATCCTCAATAGCGATACTTGGTGGTGTCAGGGGTATTCAGAACCTAATGCGGGTTCCGATCTGGCCTCATTGTCTACGACCGCGGTTCGCCAAGGTGACCACTACGTCGTCAACGGAACCAAGATGTGGACTACCGAGGCGCATTGGGCAGACATGATGCACTGCCTCGTCAGGACAGATAAGACAGTGAAGAAGCAGCAGGGTATCAGTTTCCTGTTGCTCGACATGAAGACACCCGGCATTACCGTGGAACCCATCGTTACGCTTGACGGTGTCCATCACACCAATCAGGTTTTTTTCGACAATGTTCGTGTACCAGTGGAAAACCTCGTGGGTCAGGAGGGCGACGGCTGGAAACTGGCCAAGTTCCTGCTTTCCCGCGAACGCTGCTTTATCGCGGATACGGGCAACAAGATGCGGATGATGCGACAGATCAAGCATGATGTTGAATGCTCTCTCCCAGGGGTATCCGAAACGGAGCGCACGCTTGTGTTGGTGCGCCTAGGGGAATTGGAAGCTTCGCTGACGGCGCTCCTTGCACTCGAACATGATTATGTAGAGGACTGGATGTCCGGTCGCGATGACGGCATTGGTGCGTCCGTATTGAAGGTCAGGGGGACGGAACTACTCCAGGCGATGACGGAATTCTGGCGAAATGTGCTGGGGTCCTACGGGGCATGTTATGACCCGGAAAATCGTAAAGGGGGGGAGGGACTCAGCGCCGCCGAGCCGTGGGTTCGAGCAACTGCGGTCAACTATGCCTATCTCTATGGGCGTTGCTGGAGCATTTTTGGTGGCTCGAACGAAATTCAACGAAACATTATTGCGGCCTCCCTTCTGAGGTCCTAAATCATTCGTATAACGGGGCTATAAATGTTTGAACGCAAGTTATTTACCGACGAGCACGAAATATTCCGTGCCTCAGTACGCAAGTTTATCGAATCTGAGATCACTCCGTATCACATGCAATGGGAGCATGACGGCATAGTCCCCCGAGATATCTGGCTGAAGGCCGGGGCAATGGGGCTTCTCGGGTGCTCCATCCCGGAGGAGTATGGCGGTGCCGGGGCGGATCATCTCTATGATTTTGTCCTCATTGAGGAGTTGGCCAGGGCCGGCATCACGGGACCAGGATTCGCTGTTCATAACGAGATGGTAATGCCATATATATTGGCCTTTGGCACCGATGAGCAAAAGCGGTTCTGGCTGCCAAAAATGGTTAGTGGTGAGATTATCGGTGCCTTGGGTTTGACCGAGCCACACGCTGGCAGCGACCTGAAAAATATTCGTACCCGTGCCGTGCGAGAGGGCAGCGAGTACGTCATATCCGGCCAAAAGGTTTTTATTTCGAATGGGCAATTGTGCGATGTCATCGTGCTGGCGACCAAGACAAATCCGCAAGCGGGGAGTCACGGGGTTTCCCTGTTTATCGTCGAAGCTTGGCGCGAAGGTTTCAAGCGAGGGCGCAGACTCGAGAAGATCGGATTGAAAGCACAAGATACTTCGGAATTGTTTTTCGAAGATGTACGGGTTCCCGCCACGAATATGCTGGGAACTGAAAACGGTGGTTTCAAGTTATTGATGAAGAACCTGGCTCAAGAACGCTTGACCCAGGCGGTGCGATCAGCTGCGGTAATTGAGGCGGTGCTCGAATGGACAATTCAATATGTGTCCGAGCGCGAGATGTTCGATCAGACCTTGAGCGATTTTCAAAATACCCAGTTCAAGCTTGCGGAATTAAAGACTGAGGCATGCGTTGGCCGGGTCTTTGTTGATCGCTGCATCGAGTCGTTCATGGTGCATACATTGGATGGCATCGACGCCGCGATGGCGAAACTATGGCTTTCCAACCTGCATGGCAAGGTGGTAGATGAATGCCTCCAGTTCTTTGGCGGATGGGGGTATATGTGGGAATACCCCATTGCGCGTGCGTACGCTGATGCACGAATAACCCGGATTGCCGGAGGGTCGATCGAGGTCATGAAACATATTATCGGCCGCAGTTTATTCGATCGAAAGAAGTAACAGAGACAATCTGGGAGATTTAATCAAATGGTACAAATCGGTATTGAAAATACTATCAAACGACATGTTCCCCTTCGATCAATGTTGTTTGTTCCAGGGGACAGTGAACGTAAGTTAGAGAAGGCAGTCTCGTCGCCTGCTGACGCGCTTATTCTAGACCTCGAGGACGCCGTCGCACCATCTCGGACCCACATCGCACGCGGGATGGTTCTCGAATACCTCAAATCGAGACCAGATCGCCAGCGTCAGGAGATATGGGTGCGCATCAATCCGCTTGCTACTCCTTCCGCCTTGAGGGATCTCGTGGTGGTTGCCGGCGCGCCGGACGGGCTGGTGCTTCCCAAAGTATCCTCTTATCACGACATAGTGCAATTGGCCCATTATCTGGAAGCTTTGGAAGTTCGCGAAGGTATCGATCCAGGGTCGATCCGGATTATTCCTGTGGCGACGGAAACGCCGCAGGCGCTTTTTTCCCTGGGGGGGTACGTGGGCTGCTCGCCGCGCTTGGTTGGTCTAACCTGGGGGGCTGAGGACATTGCTGCCGCCATTGGTGCGAGCACTAATCGTCGTCCGAATGGCGAGTACGATATGGTGTATCAACTCGCCCGTGCCTTGTGCCTGTCCGGTGCGGCAGCAGCGGAAGTACAGCCGATCGATACAATGTTTGGCGATTTTGCCAATCCTGAAGGACTTGAAGCCGACGCAAAATCTGCGCGGCAGGCAGGTTTTACCGGAAAAATCGCCATTCACCCAAATCAGGTGGAAATTATCAACCGCGCCTTTTCGCCGAGTACATCCGAGGTTGAGTGGTCTCAAAGAGTCGTCGATCTGTTTGCCAACAATCCTGGTCTGGGTACTGTCGGTCTGGATGGAAAGATGCTTGATATGCCGCATCTGAAGCAGGCTCAGCGCGTTCTCGAACTTGCTGCTAGCAAGTTTGATCGGGAAAAGGCATCCTAGATTCGGGTGAGCGTTGACGGTTATTGAGAAAACTATCTGATGATATCCGCTCGGCCTGACCAATTTTCCAAACTGCTGCCCAATCGCAATTGTAGTCTGCATCCCGAGGCCGCTGGTGAATTAGGGCCAGTCGAATTATTGGGTTTTGCAACTCAGGCAATATCTGTTGTTGAGTCCGTGTTGCTGCTGGCAATTCAATATACCTCAACGCGCAAACGATCCCATTCCACTGGAAACGATTTTACCGAAACGCGTTGCCAATTGGCAGATTTATGGGCCGAGGCGGCGACTCAACGAGCAATTGTCGATTGCTGCCTCCGGCGTCACTTTAACCGTCAGTTGAAGGCAGACGAGGCATTCGCAGCAAAACAGATTGGCGAACTACTGCAAGAGAGGGCGGTAAATTCCTGTTTGCAGATTGTCAAGCGGTATGGCTATAAATTGCGTTATTCCTCAACTGTTCGAGCCTGTCCCGACGTGGACAGCAAAGAAGCTGATAGCGACTCTGAAATAGTGATTCAGGAAATTATCCGGCGAAGCCTGACCGACTGGGGGCGCCGTTGACGCCACTGCCCGCTTTAAGAAGTTTTAGCGTAGTGCTGGCGGCCGGCAATGGGGTGCAGAGGGATTGCACTTAAATGTCATGATAAGAACTGGTGGTGATTCGCACAAAAACTAGGTGAATGCTCCTCGGGCGCTCCCCATGTATTCAAAATTGCTCGCTTGGTACCGGTAATTTACCATCGTCATGGTTGCGTCGGGAAGACTATCTTATTTTTGTGCAATTCCCGGCCAGGGTGGTTAAATAACATTAAAGTTCAATCGACCTGGTAGATGAGCTGACCACTTATGAAAGGGTCTGGGTCTGGCTACTGAGGAATTTTCTGCTACGCCCTTCGCAAGGCCATGTGTCGGGCAATCGCGACCGATAGGTCCGAATCATTTTGGTGATTGACTTGCATGCGCAGCAGTCCATTAGTAAAGGCATAAGTGTCGTGTGCCATTGCCGTTGGATCAAGTCCGCTTCGGAGTTTTCCATTGGTTGCCGCATGTTGATAGCCTTTTTCTATATTTTGAAGAAGGGCCTTGAAGGGGCGGCTGAGTTCTTTCTGAACACTGGCAAATTCATCGACATATTCGCAGCGCGAGGCCATGATTACAAAGACTTCTCGCACGATTGAGCATTCTTCAAAGACTCGGAAGAACTCCTTGATCGAGTCTTGGATTGCGTCTAATGGATTCTCGAACTGATTTGACTGCAGAGGTGCGTCAGCGCATTTAATAAGCGGCTCAAATACATTCTCGCACATGGCAAGAAAGAGGTCTGCCTTGTTCCGAAAGTGCCAGTAGACTGCGCCGCGAGTGACGCCAGCTTCCTTGGCGATAATCTCTAGTGTTGATCGCGCTACGCCGCGTTGTAGAAAGACCATTCGAGCGGCGTTGATAATATCCAGGCGGGTTTTTTCAGACTCTTTCTTTGTCTTTTTGACCATATTTGTCTTCTCCAAACTTTTCTGATGAACGGTGGATTGCCAAGCTATCGCAAGTCATTTTCAGAGTGACCGATAACCTCGAGATAATGATTTTTTAGTATCGCTATCCACAACATTTTCGAAAAAATTATTTCGCATAGAGTAAAAAAGTGGCCCGGGTTTTTCAGCCCGGGCCAAGAAAGTTCTGCTTATTGATCACGCAAGAGAGCAAGTCAGCAGAGCAGAGAAGGAGTGATATTTTCAGACATCAGATATTGCAGAAACCAGCTGGGGAACTGCTTCAAAAAGGTCGGCAACTAAGCCATAGTCAGCAATTTGGAAGATAGGAGCATCAGCATCCTTGTTTATGGCTACGATAATTTTTGAATCCTTCATGCCAGCGAGGTGCTGGATGGCTCCAGAAATTCCAATGGCCAAATATACTTGGGGAGCAACAATCTTTCCTGTCTGACCGACCTGAAAATCATTGGGTACAAAGCCTGCGTCAACCGCAGCACGAGATGCACCCAATGCCGCTCCCAGCGCGTCAGCGAGGGGCTCGAGCAACCTAATATAGTTTTCACCACTACCCAAACCTCGGCCACCCGAAACGATTATCTTGGCGGAGCCAAGTTCTGGGCGCTCGGATTTGCTAAGCTGAGAACTGATGAATCGGGTGTTCTGATAGTCTGTGGACGCTGCAATCGACTCGATTTCCGCGTTGTTTCCGTGTGCGGTAAATTCAAAGGCTGTAGTTCTAACGGTGAGTACTTTGACGGAGTCTGAACTCTTAACCGTAGCCAGGGCATTACCAGCGTATATCGGACGAACAAAGATATCGGGGCCTTCAACGGCAATGACGTCGGAAATTTGGGCAACATCAAGTAGTGCTGCGACCCGCGGCAATATGTTTTTTCCCGACGTGGTCGCTGGTGCCAGAATGTGAGTATAGCCGCCTGCATTTGCCACAATCAGCGAGGCCACGTTCTCGGCGGTTTGCGAGGCATAGTGGGTGGCATCTGCCAGCCTGACTTTGGTCACGCCCTGAAGTTGTGCTGCTTGTTCGGCAACGCCTTTGCAGTCTGAGCCAACCACCAGGACGTGTATGTCGGCCCCGATCTGCAGGGCGGCGGTAATGGTATTGAGCGTGGCGGCTTTGAGTTCTTTATTGTCGTGTTCGGCAATGACGAGGATAGGCATTGTTCTTTCCTTTATCAAATAACTTTGGCTTCATTGCGAAGCTTGTTGATCAAGTCGGGAACATCGGCCACTTGGATACCAGCGCTACGCTTGGGGGGTTCAACAACTTTCAGTGTCGTCAACCGCGGTTGAACGTCGACCCCCAAGTCTGCAGGAGTCAGAATATCAAGCGGCTTTTTCTTCGCTTTCATGATGTTGGGCAAGGTGGCGTAGCGCGGCTCATTTAAGCGCAGGTCAGTGGTAACAACTGCCGGCAGAGTGAGTTCGAGAGTCTCAAGGCCGCCATCGATTTCCCTAACGATCCGTGCGGTGGTGCCATCGAGGCTGATCTTCGAAGCAAATGTGGCTTGGGACCAACCTTGAAGCGCGGCAAGCATTTGGCCGGTCTGGTTGGCATCGTTATCAATGGCTTGTTTGCCACAGATGACCAGCGAGGGTGATTCTTTATCGCAGACGGCTTTCAAAAGTTTTGCGACAGCCAGTTGTTGGAGGTCGACATCGCTTTCGATCAGGATTGCGCGATCTGCGCCCATTGCCATCGCGGTTCGCAGGGTTTCTTGGCATGCCAATACGCCGCAGGAAATGGCAACAACTTCCGTGGCAATGCCGGCTTCTTTGAGACGCACGGCTTCTTCAACCGCAATCTCGTCAAAAGGATTCATACTCATCTTGACGTTATTGAGATCGACTCCGCTACCGTCATTCTTTACGCGTACCTTGACGTTGTAATCAACCACGCGTTTAACGGCCACTATAACTTTCATTGAGAGGCACTCCTTTACTGCTTTTCTATGTAAATCCACGAGGTTTTGCCAAGAGTTGGGACAAATCGATTGACGAGTTCCATACTGTAAAACCCAATCCGTACAATATCGTATTGACGCATACGATATTGTACGCGCATTCAGGTTTGATGCAATACCCGCGCGTTCGCAGGGCAATGGCATGAAATTCACGGTAGGCCGAGGAGATGTTCGTGATAGCGATCGGAACTGTTTCAGATCAGCTGGAAAATCAGGTTTTCCCGCTGGATTGGTGGTGATGCTATCTGCGACTCACCGCATACAGGATGTTGGTATTCCTAGATGAAAGCCTTGCGCATAGTCGACACCCATCGCCCGTACGGCCTCCAGAATTTCTTCGGACTCCACGAACTCGGCAATCGTCAAGATGCCCAGTTCCTGGCAAAGTCGGATCAGGTTACGCACCAGCGTGCTATCGATCTTTGACCTGACGATGTTCTTTACAAACGCCCCGTCGATCTTGACGAAATCGAATGTCAGTTCCCGCAGATAGTGGAACGAGTTGTAGCCGCTGCCGAAGTCATCGAGGGCGAAGAGGAATCCCTTTTTTCGCAAATCACCGAGGAATTTCCGCATGTGGGTCATGTCGCTGATGGCATCGCGCTCGAGAATTTCGAAGACGATTATGTGTGATGGAATCTCAAGTTCCGAGCACAACTGTTCGGCATAGGCGAGAATCCCCCGCCCCTGAATCTCTTGGGCGGATAGGTTGATGAACAGGCGAAACGGCGCCTTCTTTTCGTCCAAGCGGACGCGTGCCGCGACAATGGCCTGTTCGATGATGGCGCGATCGAGTTCCCGTCCGAGTCCGTATTTCTCAATCGTCTCGATGAATGCGCCGGCGGCCAGGACGTTTCCGTCAGGCTCTTTGATCCGGGCCAGGGTTTCATAGGCGAAGGGCTCGCCCGTCTTGCAATCAATAATGGTCTGATAGTACGGTACGACACGCCCCTCGCGGAGCGAGGCCCGCAGCGTCTCGGCATAGTCGCGTTTCGATCGGCTGGCGTAGAGACGATCCTGGACCGACTCCAGAGTCCCGATCGAATCCTTGCCCAGTTCCTTGGCGCGATAGAGGCCCAGGTCGACACCGGCCATCAGATCGGAAATACTCTTGGCATCGCCTGGGTAGGTCACCACGCCAATTGAGGTGGTGATGTGGAAATACTTGCCCTGCTCGCCCTCGAAGGTCATCTGCCGCAATTCGGTTCGCAGCTTCTCAGCGACAACCATCGCGCCGTCGACACCGGTCTCGACCAGGATGACCGCGAATTCGTCGCCGCCGATGCGCGTCGCCAGATCACCAGTTCGCATCAGCGAGCGCATGGTCTCGGCTACCTGAATTAAGACGCTGTCGCCGCAGGGGTGGCCATAGGTGTCATTGACGTCCTTGAAGTCGTCCAGATCGAGCATGAGGATCGAAAACTGGTGCTGATGCCGCTCGGAGCGCCCGATTTCATAGTCGAGGATGTCATTGAAATAGCGCCGGTTGTACAGCCCGGTCAGCGGATCATGGGTCGAATAGTATTCAAGCTCCAACAAGGTTCGGCTCAGCGCCTTGCTGGAACCGACCACCATCACCATCACCGCCAGAATCGAATGGATAACGCTGCTTTCCTGGGGGGTTAGGCCTTCGGTCGAGGCATAGGCGATCCCCAGTAGACCGGCGAGATTGGCGGTGTCGAGGTCGGCAACCGGGACCGTGATCAACCGGATATTGTCGATATTCCGATGTCCCCTGCTGTTCTCCGGCAGCACATGAAACTCTTCGATATCCAGAGGCACATCGGCGGGCAGGTTCAGATGGACGATCATGTCCCGCGCCAGCTTGCTCCGGGCCGATTGGGTGACTTCCTCCGAGTAGCTGCCCATGTAGTAAATATAGAGCGACAGGGCATTGTCTTCGGCAAAGGCGATAAAAAAGACATCAAACGGAAAGAAGGCGTGGAAGCCGAGCAGCACTTCCTGGACAAAGGCCTTCCACTGGGTGACTTTTTCGTGGGAGAGGACGATGGTTTCGAGCACCCGGCTTTGCCGCTCGAGCAGATCCTTCTCGATCAAGGTTCCGGCCAGATCGTTAGTCATTCGATTGAACTCGAACATGACCTGCTGCAAGTCACTGGCATTCTGCTGCCATTGGCGTCGCCGCTCGCCGAGCAGAAGCTCCAGCGTTTTGTCGAGCCGGGCGCAGCGGGCGGCGGCCCGCCCCAGGCTGCTGGTGATCTCATCCCGCTCGGCCTGATCGAGCTTGAAGCTGGCGACCCGCGTAATGGTGTCATGGAGTCCGGCGAGCAGTTCTGCGTGGGTGTTTTGGGTCAGTTCGGTGACGCTGGCCGCGAACAGCCTCGTTCGGGTCTGGTTCTCGAACAAGGCGGCAAACCGTTCCAGGACCTGCTGACGCAGTTCCGTCTGGCCCTCGGGGAGAAGTCGCGGGACGGTGCTCATCCTCAAACTCGCGTCTGGAATCGACCGGCCCCCACCATCAGGTCGACGCCACATTCCAGTTTCTTGAACCAGTCGAGAAACCCCTGGACGGCGGCCCCCCGATAAATGGGGCCATGCTGCGGGGCAATGAAATCGATGTCTAGCTGTGAAACAGCCTCGACCCAGAAGCGTGCTGCCCGGTTGGACCCCATGTAACGGCGATGAAAGCCTTCGATATGGGGCAAATGGGCCTTCAGGTCGTCCACATAAGGGTGGTCTTCTCCATCCGGCATCATGGCGGCACCGATGTCCCCGGTAAACAAGACCTTGGCGATGGGATCATAGACATTGATCTGCCCTTCGGAATGCAGGAAATGCGCGGGGACCAGTTCGAGATTGAATCCGGGTGCCAATGAGCACTGCATGCCTTCGTCCGGGACACCGATAAAACGCTGCATCGACGAAATCCCGTAATGGGGCAGGAAGCGCATCCAGATGCTCGACACGTAAACCGGCGCCTCGCTGATTTCGAGCCAGGTCGCAATGCCGCCGACGATGTCGGGATCCTGATGCGAGAGCATGATTGCCTTCAGCTTGTCCGGACTGAGGTAATTGAGCAGTTCCGAGAGGACCCGTGGCATGACGCCGAAGCCACCGGGGTCGAGCAGGACTCCGCTGTCCTCATGAACGATCAGGTACTGGTTGGACGGGATGCCATCTTCCTCACCAGGCTCACTTTCATTCAGGAGAATGAACTGATGGTTGTCAGAACTGAATATCGAAATATTTCTCATGCTGCTCTCCCTTGATGCCTTTTATCGTTATCGGCACAGTGAATGAGCCAATGGGCGCGATGCGTCGCGTCTTTAGCTTTTATGAATCTGAAATTCGCCGATCAGCGCTTTCAAGCTGTCCGACGTATCGAGCAGTTCATTCGACGCCAGCTGCGCCTGTTGAGCAGCCTGAAAATTGCCTTCAATCAACTGCGTGATCCGTTCCATGTTCTGAGCAACATCCTCGCTCGCCTGGGTTTGTTCGACGGTGGCCTCCGAGATGCTTTGCGACATCCGGGCCACCTCAGAAGCGGCCTGGGTCACGCCATCCAGGCTCTCGGCACTGCTTAGCAAAGAAGTGGTCGTGGCAACCACTTCCTTGCGGGCGGTGGCCATGGCCTCGACCGCCTCGGCGGTGACGCTCTGTATCTCAGCAATGGTGCTGGCAATGTCACGCGTGCTGGACGAGGTTCGCTCAGCGAGTGTCCGGACCTCATCGGCGACCACGGCAAAGCCACGTCCCTGTTCGCCGGCGCGTGCCGCTTCAATCGCGGCATTGAGTGCCAGAAGATTGGTTTGCCCGGCAATATCGGTAATCGCCTGGGTAATACTGTCAATCTTGGCAATGGCCGCCGACAAGACATTAATCGTCGCGCTTGAGTGCTCCACGGCCTCAACAACCCGTGTGGTCATCTGCACCGTTTCCCGGATTTGGTCATTCCCGGCCTTGATCAGTTGTTGGGCACGAAGCGCAGCCCCGGTCGTGTCGCTGGCGCTGCTGGCGACC
It encodes:
- a CDS encoding MaoC family dehydratase, with amino-acid sequence MAGLYFEQFEIGQVFRHDIRRTLTESDNVFFSCMTHNPAAIHIDAEYAKGTEFGRPLMNSAFTLGLMVGISVGDTTLGTTVANLGWDEVRFPKPLFAGDTIHVETTVLEKRPSKSRPDNGVVIFLHTAKNQRNELVASCKRSALMCCQPK
- a CDS encoding transposase; translation: MLRYQRIRKRKPYPADVCDEEWVFVAPYLTLLSLDAGLRWHDLRDVFNALRWIVRTGAPRRRLPHDLPP
- a CDS encoding acyl-CoA dehydrogenase family protein, with amino-acid sequence MSNNLNEPFNEQAFREEVAAFVRDHLAPETRHKVENGLYLEKSDYVGWQKSLRRQGWFGASWPVEHGGSAWAVKKEHIFLQESVLNAAPMIIPYGVNMVGPVIYTFGNKEQREKYLPGILNSDTWWCQGYSEPNAGSDLASLSTTAVRQGDHYVVNGTKMWTTEAHWADMMHCLVRTDKTVKKQQGISFLLLDMKTPGITVEPIVTLDGVHHTNQVFFDNVRVPVENLVGQEGDGWKLAKFLLSRERCFIADTGNKMRMMRQIKHDVECSLPGVSETERTLVLVRLGELEASLTALLALEHDYVEDWMSGRDDGIGASVLKVRGTELLQAMTEFWRNVLGSYGACYDPENRKGGEGLSAAEPWVRATAVNYAYLYGRCWSIFGGSNEIQRNIIAASLLRS
- a CDS encoding acyl-CoA dehydrogenase family protein — protein: MHSPLDFETKNIIEQTLRRFLVDCYDPAARHARLKAGKVDYLRDWALLAELGVLGLPFGEDLGGLGGAAIDVADAIRVLAGGLVLEPFIESAVVAGALLAKGADARRRVEAVSALVAGDEVTVLMGTAPRCSEVCCSPVPGGYQLAGKFKVVPYGCQADNWLVVALDEAAQPHVFLVPASSREEDRVTSEYRLMDSRPATDVDVSGMFVSEQALWLKGDSARIALRYAGLRAASAYCADAVGVMENLLEITGEYLRTRIQFGAVLGSFQALQHRYANMYMELSEARAVARHFAASLDTEPEDRQLWLRFAAVSVIERAARLVGQDAIQLHGGMGVTDELIVSHYNARLMVILTFLRHWVSLDSYVRGECPSVA
- a CDS encoding HpcH/HpaI aldolase/citrate lyase family protein; the protein is MVQIGIENTIKRHVPLRSMLFVPGDSERKLEKAVSSPADALILDLEDAVAPSRTHIARGMVLEYLKSRPDRQRQEIWVRINPLATPSALRDLVVVAGAPDGLVLPKVSSYHDIVQLAHYLEALEVREGIDPGSIRIIPVATETPQALFSLGGYVGCSPRLVGLTWGAEDIAAAIGASTNRRPNGEYDMVYQLARALCLSGAAAAEVQPIDTMFGDFANPEGLEADAKSARQAGFTGKIAIHPNQVEIINRAFSPSTSEVEWSQRVVDLFANNPGLGTVGLDGKMLDMPHLKQAQRVLELAASKFDREKAS
- a CDS encoding acyl-CoA dehydrogenase family protein; this translates as MFERKLFTDEHEIFRASVRKFIESEITPYHMQWEHDGIVPRDIWLKAGAMGLLGCSIPEEYGGAGADHLYDFVLIEELARAGITGPGFAVHNEMVMPYILAFGTDEQKRFWLPKMVSGEIIGALGLTEPHAGSDLKNIRTRAVREGSEYVISGQKVFISNGQLCDVIVLATKTNPQAGSHGVSLFIVEAWREGFKRGRRLEKIGLKAQDTSELFFEDVRVPATNMLGTENGGFKLLMKNLAQERLTQAVRSAAVIEAVLEWTIQYVSEREMFDQTLSDFQNTQFKLAELKTEACVGRVFVDRCIESFMVHTLDGIDAAMAKLWLSNLHGKVVDECLQFFGGWGYMWEYPIARAYADARITRIAGGSIEVMKHIIGRSLFDRKK
- a CDS encoding transposase, translated to MVPDLRVLLRLNEGPPPYSSAAILGSRTVQSTPTSGARAVYDGAKRNRGSKAAVAVDTLGHCWLCRSRRLKRKAGSSWETGKSRAGGHEAADLTGLCRSRLYRVSAGRCGSVTQRRTAGGQAPGSQARRRTPTRRWVVERTFAWVARFRRLVRDYERLPETLAALDCTSSHLSASCCRWRSMH